Proteins encoded together in one Lathyrus oleraceus cultivar Zhongwan6 chromosome 5, CAAS_Psat_ZW6_1.0, whole genome shotgun sequence window:
- the LOC127087279 gene encoding electron transfer flavoprotein-ubiquinone oxidoreductase, mitochondrial, which produces MLKFRSLLLKSKSKPKQYNALAIVRKLTSSQPLNTFYSRNAFSFWKPHAFARANSRVPISRNFCTAPDRDTLEYDVVIVGAGPAGLSAAIRLKQLCQQNDTDLSVCVIEKGAEVGAHIISGNVFEPRALNELLPQWKQQDAPITTPVTSDKFWYLTKNRAISLPSPFHNEGNYVISLSQLVRWMGEKAEELGVEIYPGFAASEILYDANDKVIGIGTNDMGISKDGSKKETFQRGVDIKGRITLLAEGCRGSLSEKIIKQYNLREKGGAEHQTYALGIKEVWEIDEEKHQPGAVIHTLGWPLDNKTYGGSFLYHMKDRQISLGLVVALNYQNPFMSPYEEFQKLKHHPAIKPFLEGGTVIQYGARTLNEGGFQSIPYPAFPGGAIIGCSSGFLNVPKIKGTHTAMKSGMLAAESAFGVFNEGLDMNTYWDALRNSWIWEELYKARNYRPAFKYGLVPGLALSGLEHYILKGRLPVTLKHGKPDHEATDAAKLHSPIHYPKADGVLSFDVPTSLHRSNTNHEHDQPPHLRLKDPKVPELTNLPVYAAPESRYCPARVYEYVADEKNQLKLQINAQNCLHCKACDIKDPKQNIKWTVPEGGGGPGYSVM; this is translated from the exons ATGCTCAAGTTTCGTTCTCTATTGctcaaatcaaaatcaaaaccAAAACAATACAATGCTCTCGCTATTGTTCGCAAACTCACTTCATCTCAACCTCTCAATACATTCTATTCCAGAAACGCTTTCTCGTTTTGGAAACCACATGCATTCGCACGTGCAAATTCTAGGGTTCCGATCTCGCGAAACTTCTGCACCGCACCGGACAGAGACACACTCGAATACGACGTCGTTATCGTCGGAGCAGGTCCCGCCGGTTTATCGGCGGCGATACGGTTGAAGCAACTCTGCCAACAAAACGACACCGATTTGTCGGTATGCGTTATCGAGAAAGGCGCTGAAGTCG GTGCTCATATTATTTCTGGAAACGTTTTTGAACCTCGCGCATTGAACGAACTTCTTCCTCAGTGGAAACAGCAAGAT GCTCCGATTACTACACCTGTTACTTCTGATAAGTTTTGGTATCTAACAAAGAATCGTGCAATTTCACTTCCGAGTCCTTTTCACAACGAAGGGAACTATGTAATAAG TCTAAGTCAGTTAGTACGATGGATGGGAGAAAAAGCTGAAGAGTTAGGTGTGGAGATATACCCAGGATTTGCTGCTAGTGAG ATATTGTATGATGCTAATGACAAAGTTATCGGTATTGGAACTAATGATATGGGAATTTCAAAAGATGGTTCGAAGAAGGAGACTTTCCAACGCGGTGTTGACATTAAAG GTCGAATAACACTTCTGGCTGAGGGATGTCGGGGATCACTATCCGAG AAAATAATCAAACAGTACAACCTGAGGGAGAAGGGAGGTGCGGAACATCAAACATATGCTTTGGGAATTAAAGAG GTTTGGGAAATTGACGAGGAAAAGCATCAACCTGGGGCAGTAATTCATACGTTGGGATGGCCTTTGGATAATAAAACATATGGAGGATCTTTTCTGTATCACATGAAAGATAGACAA ATTTCTTTGGGCCTTGTGGTTGCTTTGAACTATCAAAACCCTTTCATGAGTCCTTATGAGGAATTCCAG AAACTTAAGCATCATCCTGCAATCAAACCATTTCTGGAAGGCGGAACAGTTATCCAGTATGGAGCTCGCACTTTAAATGAAGGAGGTTTTCAG TCTATCCCATATCCAGCTTTTCCTGGTGGAGCAATTATTGGATGTTCATCTGGCTTCTTGAATGTGCCTAAGATAAAGGGAACTCACACTGCAATGAAATCAG GAATGCTTGCAGCTGAATCTGCATTTGGCGTGTTTAATGAAGGTCTAGATATGAATACATATTGGGATGCTTTGAGGAATTCATGGATTTGGGAAGAGTTATATAAAGCTCGGAACTACCGACCT GCCTTCAAGTACGGGCTTGTTCCAGGACTGGCCTTAAGTGGTCTAGAACA TTACATACTCAAGGGGAGGCTCCCAGTTACTTTGAAGCATGGTAAACCTGATCATGAAGCTACAGAT GCTGCAAAGTTGCATTCTCCAATTCACTATCCAAAGGCCGATGGTGTCTTGTCCTTCGATGTACCTACCTCTCTGCACAG GAGCAACACAAATCATGAGCATGATCAACCTCCACATCTTCGATTGAAGGACCCAAAGGTTCCTGAACTTACAAATTTACCGGTGTATGCTGCTCCTGAGTCACGATATTGTCCTGCACGAGTATATGA GTATGTTGCAGATGAGAAAAATCAACTGAAGTTGCAGATTAATGCTCAAAATTGTTTGCACTGCAAG GCTTGTGATATCAAAGATCCGAAGCAAAACATTAAGTGGACAGTGCCTGAAGGAGGAGGCGGTCCTGGATACTCAGTAATGTAG